CAGGTTTCGCAACCTAGCGATCGCACGCTCAAGCAACTCAGTCATCGCTACCTCGCTCAAAGTATCAGAGCACACTCTGCTTATTATCGCTGCTTTCAGGCAGATTAAACATTGTCTGAACACGAGTCTGAAATGCTGCTAAACTCCCTTTATCCTGCCAGCGCTGCTAGAAAGTCGGCATCGGTTCTAAAAACATCACGTCCCCACCCTGATAATTCTTTATAGCCTATGCAGAATCCGGGGGATCATTGCAATCAATAACTCCAAGGACTTCAACAATTCGATAGATATTGAAATCACCTTGCCACTTTTCCCGCTCTGACTTGTAATCTGGTACCTCTACAAAGAATTGAGCTGCATAACGTTCCTGGTCAGCTGTTGCCGAAAAACTAATGATCCAGAAGCCGCTTCAATCAATCCGCTGCACCAAGATTGTTAGCCCTTAGCGCACATTTTACTTCTCAATACGTTTAAGCTCTTCACGAACAACTTTTCGTAGGGTTTCTTCTAAAGATTCGCGACTGGCCTGAATATGCTGACGCAAGGCTTCATTAATTAAAGTTTGGTAGTTGCCACCACCGGCAATATGAACTTGCTCACGAAACCACGCCAAGACTTCATCATCTAGCCGGATAGTGATGCGGGTTTTACCTGATGGTGTTGGATCAATTGCGCCTCGCTTTCCTTGACTGAAATCATATTCCGCTGCCATGACTAACCCTCCTGATATTGTCGGCGTTCTTGTCGAGTTGCTTTGCGAGCAGAGATGACTCGAATCTCGTCTCCGCGTAACGTGTAGACAACCACCAAAACTCTGCCAAATGCATCGAGACCAATAGTGACAAACCGCTCTTCGTCAAATCGCTCATCTGGAATGGTAATCGCCAGGTCATCTGAGAAAACTGGTACTGCATCAGCGAAGTCAACACTATGCTTACGCAGGTTAGCGGCTGCTTTATCCCTGTTCCATTGATAGACCATCTCAATTATAGTATGCACGTCTGTACATATTGCCAGGCGCAAACTCTAATTCTGGTTACTCTCCAGGTGACGACAAATTGCTGCCCTACAGGCAACCTTGCGACCGACTTGGTTTAAGCACTGACAGGTAAGATTTATGCACCGCCCCGACCGAAGATTTGAGGGCTAACGTTCCGGCTGAGCAGCTGCTAGTAACCTCTGCAACATGACCAAAATCTCTCATCAGTCCGCTCCAACCGGGTTGTTAGACCATGCCCGACTGATCGCTTCCAACTAGCAATCCTGTCTTTATGCCTACTCAATCTGCTTGGGACGGACTTCAAATTCAGAACGCGCACGGAAAAAGCAAACATCAAACTCAAAGAATAAATTAGCTTGCCTCAAAATTAAAGGCACATTGGGTGCTTACGTCCAAGCAAATGCGAGATCAACAGTGGAAAAAGAACTGACTTGTACAGCAACAACCACTGCACGAGCTTCAAATCGAGGTATCAAGCTTCCCAAGGCGGATTGGGAGGCGGCCCCTCTGAGCATCCAAGCCTTAGTGCTGGTGTTGAATGAGTAGGGGTCCCGGAAAAGCGAAATTTCCTCGGGCGAGCCTTTGACTGGTGCAATTAGTGCGATCTTATCGTGATCCACCGCCACTGAGCGACAAGCCCTGCCATGGAGCTCAGCGGTAAAAGCTGGCCTTACTCATTAGCAGAGCAGGGCGATTGGGTGACGGTCTGATAGCGTAGACATTACGATTTAGATTGCCCGTCCTTCTAGCAAACCCATGGCTGCCCCTGTCTCTCCCTCCTTGCAAACTGCTGTGCCCTTAGACCAGATCCGCTACAACGACCAGGGCTTGGTGCCTGCAATCGTGCAGGACTATCTGGACGGCACGGTACTGATGCTGGCCTGGATGAATCGAGAGTCGTTGCAGCGCACCCTGGAGACTGGCGAAACCTGGTTTTGGAGCCGCTCTCGCCAAGAGTTTTGGCATAAGGGGGCGACCTCGGGCCATCGGCAGCGGCTGCAGGCGATGCGCTACGACTGTGATAGTGATGCCCTGTTGGTGACGGTGGAGCAACTGGGCGATATTGCCTGCCATACGGGAGAGCGTAGTTGCTTTCACCAAGTTGACGACCATAAGCAGGCCCCGCCGGCGGATACCTTGTCCCAGGTGTTTGGGGTGATTTGCGATCGCAAAGCCCAGCCCACCCCTGACTCCTACACCTGTAAGCTATTGGCTAAGGGCGACAACGGCATCCTCAAGAAAATCGGTGAAGAAGCGGCCGAAGTGGTCATGGCCTGTAAAGACGACGACCCCGAGGCCATTGCCGGTGAGGTAGCCGACCTCTTTTACCATACCCTGGTAGCCTTGGCCCACCACGATGTCGACCTGAAGGCGGTCTACCGGCGGCTACAAGAACGACGTCGCTAGGCTACATCCGCTCCAGCACCTGAATCCCCAACAAATTCAGCCCTAACTTCAGGGTCCTGGCGGTGAGATCACAGAGAATCAGACGGGAGGTGCGTTGAGGATCCGCTGTCTGCAGCACCGAGCAGCGATCATAGAACTGGTTGAACTTCTGGCTCAGCTCAAACAAATACTGGCAGAGACGGTTAGGGAATAGATCCGTAGCCACCTCCTGCAGCACCTCATCCAGCTGCAGAATGTGCTTAGCCAGGGTGAACTCACTCTCATCCTCCAGGCAGATGGGGGCCTGAGCCGACAGGTGTTCAAAGTCGATGCCGCCCTTACGGCTAATCCCCTGCACCCGCACATAGGCATAGAGCAGATAGGGAGCGGTGTTGCCCTGCAGGGCCAACATCTTATCGAAGCTGAAAATGTAATTGCTGGTACGATTCTGGCTCAGATCGGCATACTTGACCGCACCGATGCCCACGGCCTCAGCCACGGCCTGGATGAACTCCTCAGATTCCTGGCGTCCCTCCTCGGCAATGCGAGCCTCTAGATCGACCCGGGCCCGACTCACCGCTTCATCCAGCAGATCCTGCAGTCGTACCGTGTCGCCGGAGCGGGTCTTGAACTTCTTGCCATCTTCCCCCTGTACCACGCCAAAGGGCACATGGACCAATTCCACTTCTGGGGGCACCCAGCCAGCCTTGCGGGCCACTTGGAATACCTGGGCAAAGTGATTGCTCTGGCCGGCATCGACCACGTAGATGATGCGGTCGGCGCCGTCTTGATGAATGCGGTAGCGGATCGCCGCTAAGTCGGTGGTGGCGTAGTTATAGCCACCGTCAGACTTACGTACGATCAGGGGCAGCGGTTCTCCGGCTTTATTGGTGAAGCCCTCGGCAAAGACCACCAGGGCTCCCTGGTTCTCTTCCAGTAGGCCCTGGGCCTCTAAGTCCTGAACGACTTCAGGTAGCAGGGGGTTGTAGAATGACTCCCCCCGTTCTTCGATGCGAATATCTAGGCGATCGTAGATTGTTTGAAAGGCTTGGCGGGATTGCTCACACAGCGCCTGCCAGGCCTGACGAGCCTGCTCATCTCCCGCTTGCAGCGCCACTACGGCCTGGCGCGATTGGGCTTTGAAGTGGTCATCGGCATCGAAGCGGGCCTTGGCCTGCCTATAGAAGGCCACCAGATCGCCAATGTCTACAGACTTGGAGTCGGCAATGGCCTGGGGGCAGACCTCCTGCAGATGGGTGATCAACATGCCGAACTGGGTGCCCCAATCGCCGACGTGATTGAGTCGTCGCACCTCGTGCCCCATGAACTCCAATACTCGGGCGATGGAATCACCAATGATGGTGGAGCGTAGATGGCCCACGTGCATTTCTTTGGCGATGTTGGGACTGGAGAAGTCCACCACGGCCGTCTGGGGCTGTTTCACTGGGGCAATGCCGAGGCGCTTGTCAGCTTGCAAGCCCTGCAGCTGGCGTTCTAGGTAATCAGGGTTGAGCCGCAGGTTGATGAAGCCGGGGCCAGCAATCTCGGGGGGCTGGCACAGATCACTGACGTCCAGGTGCTGCACAATCTGAGTTGCGATCGCACGGGGATTCTGCTTCAGGGGTTTCGCCAGGGCCATGGCCCCATTAGCTTGATAGTCACCGAATTTAGGATTACTGGCCGGCACCAGCATCGGATCAGCCGTAGCCAAGTCAGCCCCAAAGGCCGCCACCATGGCCTGCTGCAACCGCGACTGTAGGAGGGAACGTGTCGATTTCATGCTGTGTGTGCCATCAACGCCAAAGATCAATACGAGACCATCCACCCATGGACCAGTTGCCTGCTGCAGGTGCCCCAGGCAACCCCTATCTCATCCTACGGCAATCCCTTCGTGGCCTCTATCCCCCGTGCCAGCCTAGTCTTCAGATAGACGAGCTATCCTCCGCCATCTATTATTCTGACGGCATAATGACAAGGGAAGCGTAAAGAACCGGAGGAGCGCGCCATGGCCAATGCCAGCAACGTCTTAGGGGGCAACCTCGAGGTGTGTGGCACCGATCCGATCACCGGCTTCTATCGAGATGGCTGCTGCAATACTGGTGCTGGTGACTTCGGAGCCCATGTGGTGTGTGCCCAAGTCAGCGAGGAGTTTCTAGCGTTGACCAAAGTCCAGGGCAACGATCTCGGCACCCCCCTACCTGGATTCAACTTTCCTGGCCTCAAGCCTGGCGATCGCTGGTGTCTCTGTGCGGCTCGCTGGCAGGAAGCCTTAGAGACAGGAGTGGCACCTCCAGTCATCCTAGAAGCCACCCACGCCTCGGCCCTGGAGCATGTCTCCTTAGATGATCTCAAAGCTTATGCCCTCGATCTTCAGTGAGTGGAAGAGGGTAGATGGGGAGATGAGAAGGATGGCGAGTGAGAGAGGGGTCGAGTAGGGGATAGGGCCCATCGGGGGACCGATTTACCTGTCCGCAGGAATCTGCTTGGGTCTCGATAGGCCATGCCGCTTGGGGTGAGTGCAGTCGAATCGCTTATGGTGTTCGCAAAGCGGCTCCGCAGGAGCAACGGAGTCGAACTACCCTGGACCCCGCGGAAGGACTTGTCGATTGGTCGTGATAGATCGCGTTGCATCTGTGGAGTCGCGAGGGGCACTTTGACCTGACGAGTAAACCAAAGCTGAGACAGATGTGGGCGGGAAAGGGAGTTTTGATGGTTGACTTGTTAAGGGCTGAATTCAATCCTTACCGAGAGAACTCAACACTCAACACTTAACACTCTTCACTCAACCCCAACACCCCACCCTTCGACTTCGTTACTCCTTAACCCCTCCGGGGTCGCTTCGCGAGCGGAGTCGCTGAGTGCAAAGCACTCGCTTCGCGTTTCATGTCGCTTGCGAAACCCGAACAGGGCAAGTCACCCCTAACCCCTGCGGGCAGGCTGCGCCAACACCCCATCACTCCCCTACTCCCTGCAGCGTCATACTGATATCCAGCCAAGGAGCCTGAGTAATGGGGGCACTGGTAGAGACATAATCCACCCCGGTGGCAGCCACAGCCCGAATCGTCTCTAGGGTGATGTTGCCGGAGGCTTCAATTAGCGGCGGAGCCGGCTGCTGACGAATTCGTCGCACTGCCTCAGCCATTCTGTCTAAGGGCATATTATCCAGCATGATAATGTCCACCCCCCAGGCCAGGGCCTCTTCCACTTGGT
This portion of the Halomicronema hongdechloris C2206 genome encodes:
- a CDS encoding BrnA antitoxin family protein, whose product is MAAEYDFSQGKRGAIDPTPSGKTRITIRLDDEVLAWFREQVHIAGGGNYQTLINEALRQHIQASRESLEETLRKVVREELKRIEK
- a CDS encoding BrnT family toxin gives rise to the protein MVYQWNRDKAAANLRKHSVDFADAVPVFSDDLAITIPDERFDEERFVTIGLDAFGRVLVVVYTLRGDEIRVISARKATRQERRQYQEG
- the hisIE gene encoding bifunctional phosphoribosyl-AMP cyclohydrolase/phosphoribosyl-ATP diphosphatase HisIE; its protein translation is MAAPVSPSLQTAVPLDQIRYNDQGLVPAIVQDYLDGTVLMLAWMNRESLQRTLETGETWFWSRSRQEFWHKGATSGHRQRLQAMRYDCDSDALLVTVEQLGDIACHTGERSCFHQVDDHKQAPPADTLSQVFGVICDRKAQPTPDSYTCKLLAKGDNGILKKIGEEAAEVVMACKDDDPEAIAGEVADLFYHTLVALAHHDVDLKAVYRRLQERRR
- the argS gene encoding arginine--tRNA ligase; the protein is MKSTRSLLQSRLQQAMVAAFGADLATADPMLVPASNPKFGDYQANGAMALAKPLKQNPRAIATQIVQHLDVSDLCQPPEIAGPGFINLRLNPDYLERQLQGLQADKRLGIAPVKQPQTAVVDFSSPNIAKEMHVGHLRSTIIGDSIARVLEFMGHEVRRLNHVGDWGTQFGMLITHLQEVCPQAIADSKSVDIGDLVAFYRQAKARFDADDHFKAQSRQAVVALQAGDEQARQAWQALCEQSRQAFQTIYDRLDIRIEERGESFYNPLLPEVVQDLEAQGLLEENQGALVVFAEGFTNKAGEPLPLIVRKSDGGYNYATTDLAAIRYRIHQDGADRIIYVVDAGQSNHFAQVFQVARKAGWVPPEVELVHVPFGVVQGEDGKKFKTRSGDTVRLQDLLDEAVSRARVDLEARIAEEGRQESEEFIQAVAEAVGIGAVKYADLSQNRTSNYIFSFDKMLALQGNTAPYLLYAYVRVQGISRKGGIDFEHLSAQAPICLEDESEFTLAKHILQLDEVLQEVATDLFPNRLCQYLFELSQKFNQFYDRCSVLQTADPQRTSRLILCDLTARTLKLGLNLLGIQVLERM
- a CDS encoding DUF2237 family protein; translated protein: MANASNVLGGNLEVCGTDPITGFYRDGCCNTGAGDFGAHVVCAQVSEEFLALTKVQGNDLGTPLPGFNFPGLKPGDRWCLCAARWQEALETGVAPPVILEATHASALEHVSLDDLKAYALDLQ